Proteins from a single region of Chryseobacterium sp. W4I1:
- the tssD gene encoding type VI secretion system tube protein TssD, with translation MAGNSRGILKFNGGEGQKLLKLNYSVSRSTDVSGRVASDPSNALIKVTVEATEKSDILESLLNGKYKPTNGEVTFNKSHEEGTLITLKWENGYVIQHEVDFDAVDSNSMLVSFVISAESITYGNSLYDGFWPLS, from the coding sequence ATGGCAGGAAATTCAAGAGGAATCTTAAAATTCAATGGAGGAGAAGGACAAAAACTTTTAAAACTTAATTATAGTGTATCTAGATCTACAGATGTTTCAGGACGTGTAGCGTCAGATCCGTCAAACGCTTTAATCAAAGTAACAGTAGAAGCAACTGAAAAATCTGATATCCTTGAAAGTTTACTGAACGGGAAATATAAACCGACCAATGGTGAGGTTACTTTCAATAAATCTCATGAAGAAGGAACACTGATCACCCTGAAATGGGAAAACGGATATGTGATCCAGCATGAAGTGGATTTTGATGCTGTAGATAGCAACAGTATGCTGGTAAGCTTTGTAATAAGCGCAGAAAGCATTACTTATGGAAACTCACTTTATGATGGATTCTGGCCTTTAAGCTAG
- a CDS encoding GNAT family N-acetyltransferase has translation MKNTRKATFEDLNQLAELFDQYRIFYHKESDIPAAENFLRERIENKDSEIFVAEKDGKLTGFVQLYPIFSSTRMQRYWLLNDLYVNGEYRGKGYSKELIEEAKELCRSSNACGVLLETGKSNDVGNQLYPACGFELYDSVNFYEWTNDTK, from the coding sequence ATGAAAAACACCAGAAAAGCAACTTTTGAAGATTTAAATCAGTTGGCGGAACTATTTGACCAATACAGGATTTTTTATCATAAAGAATCGGATATTCCAGCAGCTGAAAATTTTCTCAGAGAAAGAATAGAGAATAAAGATTCCGAAATTTTTGTGGCAGAGAAAGATGGTAAACTGACTGGCTTTGTCCAACTGTATCCCATATTTTCATCCACAAGAATGCAGCGCTACTGGCTACTGAATGATCTTTATGTCAATGGAGAGTATAGAGGAAAAGGATATTCCAAAGAACTGATCGAAGAGGCCAAAGAGCTATGCAGATCATCAAATGCCTGCGGTGTTCTACTTGAAACAGGGAAAAGCAACGATGTCGGAAATCAGTTATATCCCGCTTGCGGATTCGAACTCTATGACTCTGTGAATTTCTATGAATGGACAAACGATACAAAGTAG
- a CDS encoding nuclear transport factor 2 family protein: MRKIQFFLILSFFSQIVYSQVKTTDELYKTAKKLDSLIFDVGFNQCDLSHYKSIVSNDLEFYHDKGGITSGEKAFTASIKNNICGGPNKVKRDLVPNSMKVYPLYNNNVLYAFIEEGEHDFFEFSNGKWNQGSRAKFTILWIQEDKQWKMKRVLSYDHHL; this comes from the coding sequence ATGAGAAAGATTCAGTTTTTTTTGATCTTAAGTTTTTTCAGTCAAATTGTATACTCGCAGGTAAAAACTACCGATGAACTGTATAAAACGGCTAAAAAGCTGGACAGTCTGATATTTGATGTTGGATTTAATCAATGCGATCTTTCTCATTATAAATCCATAGTCAGCAACGACCTGGAATTTTATCATGATAAAGGAGGAATCACTTCCGGTGAGAAAGCATTTACCGCTTCCATTAAAAACAATATCTGTGGTGGACCCAATAAAGTGAAGCGTGACCTCGTACCCAACAGCATGAAAGTCTATCCTTTATACAACAATAATGTTCTGTACGCCTTTATAGAAGAAGGAGAGCATGATTTTTTTGAATTCTCAAACGGAAAATGGAATCAGGGGAGCCGTGCGAAATTTACTATTTTGTGGATTCAGGAAGATAAGCAGTGGAAGATGAAAAGGGTATTGAGCTATGATCATCATTTATAA
- the tnpA gene encoding IS200/IS605 family transposase — protein MSFIKIYIHLVFSTKNRIPFLNTFDLRVRMWKHIKENASHKGIYLDMVNGYSDHCHCLISLGSGQNVEKVVQLLKGESSFWINKNQLTQDKFSWQDEYFAVSVSESKVDAVREYIKNQEKHHQKRSFSDEYQEFLEKNNFV, from the coding sequence ATGTCTTTTATTAAAATCTATATCCATCTTGTTTTTTCCACGAAAAATAGGATCCCATTTTTGAATACATTCGATCTTAGAGTTAGAATGTGGAAGCATATCAAGGAAAATGCTTCTCATAAAGGAATTTATTTAGATATGGTTAATGGGTATTCAGACCATTGCCACTGCCTGATTTCGTTAGGATCTGGTCAAAATGTAGAAAAAGTAGTACAACTGCTAAAGGGAGAATCTTCTTTTTGGATTAATAAAAACCAACTTACCCAAGATAAATTTTCATGGCAGGATGAATATTTCGCCGTTTCAGTCTCTGAATCGAAAGTAGATGCTGTGAGAGAATATATTAAAAATCAAGAGAAACATCATCAGAAAAGAAGTTTTTCAGATGAATATCAGGAGTTTCTTGAGAAAAATAATTTTGTATAG
- a CDS encoding type VI secretion system Vgr family protein — MSTTPEKSKGAAFRPAQNADGVSENHHTGINRLVKLSLVIEGKIIKFYKHFKLKQSTQRHHEFTLTLAHDALGDRQTHSLEDANKFLGKRLTAVISYKDIENSPERTFVGIITGVGFSQEKMSLGNIVLTGFSPTILLDGASHIQSFGGSQPVNMGIIAEEVIKQGIDRGRFDIRVDANNFSQIIYSSQYDETHYNYLARMAEAYGEQFFYDGEVLHFGKLPPQNKPITLTYGSSANDIKVELKAAHIKPQFYGYNSSKDEKLTSGSTPIQHVSDLAKTAYDHNNNIYKTPALKVAPIKASTHLDVEYSQKSASGSEAVNVFSISGNTSVPFLHPGCIADVQMRKPDSNETSYFTRIMITESEHEIDTIGHYKGSFIGIAADTGFLPRPEYKIPKADPQTAVVISNTDPEGQGRIQVQFDWQTSDTTHFIRMMSPDAGGTDQITQNRGYVAIPEVGDQVMVNFVHSHPDRPFVMGGMFHGGVALGGGINNHLKSIQTRSGIRILMNDEEGSVKIMDPSGNIYFMDGAGNISMKAPKNFTLNAGDNINITAGKEISISAGAGINTSANDSIISTAGKDIVQTASGDIRESSDTRTEMVEKEFKRQSETSNEIAGEISMFSELENMTMQSGKIVEFNSAEKSKLF; from the coding sequence ATGTCAACTACACCTGAAAAATCAAAAGGAGCGGCATTTCGTCCGGCACAGAATGCAGACGGCGTATCGGAGAATCATCATACAGGCATCAACCGTCTTGTAAAACTTTCCTTGGTTATAGAAGGAAAAATTATAAAGTTTTATAAGCATTTTAAACTTAAGCAGAGCACTCAGCGTCATCATGAATTCACACTTACTTTAGCCCATGATGCTTTGGGTGACCGCCAGACCCATTCCCTGGAAGATGCTAATAAATTCCTTGGAAAACGGCTTACGGCAGTTATTTCCTATAAAGATATAGAGAACAGTCCGGAGAGGACCTTTGTGGGAATCATAACCGGAGTAGGATTCAGCCAGGAAAAAATGAGCCTGGGGAATATTGTGCTTACAGGCTTCAGTCCAACCATTTTGTTGGATGGCGCCTCGCATATCCAGAGCTTTGGAGGAAGCCAGCCTGTGAATATGGGAATCATTGCTGAAGAGGTTATCAAGCAGGGAATTGATAGAGGCCGTTTTGATATCAGGGTAGATGCTAATAATTTTTCACAGATTATCTACAGCAGCCAGTATGACGAAACCCATTATAATTACCTGGCAAGAATGGCTGAGGCCTATGGTGAACAGTTCTTTTATGACGGCGAGGTCCTGCATTTTGGAAAACTACCGCCCCAAAATAAACCCATTACACTAACTTACGGAAGCAGTGCCAATGATATTAAAGTTGAACTGAAAGCAGCTCACATAAAGCCCCAGTTTTATGGGTATAATAGTAGTAAAGATGAAAAGCTTACTTCCGGATCTACACCTATTCAGCATGTAAGCGATCTGGCAAAAACAGCTTACGATCACAATAATAATATTTACAAAACTCCTGCGCTAAAAGTAGCACCAATTAAAGCTTCAACTCACCTTGATGTTGAATATTCCCAGAAAAGCGCTTCAGGAAGTGAGGCCGTGAATGTCTTTTCCATCTCAGGAAATACTTCCGTTCCTTTCCTTCATCCCGGATGTATTGCCGATGTTCAGATGCGGAAGCCGGACTCCAATGAGACCTCTTATTTTACCAGAATTATGATCACAGAATCTGAACATGAGATTGATACGATAGGACATTATAAAGGAAGTTTTATAGGAATAGCAGCAGATACAGGATTCCTGCCGAGACCGGAGTATAAAATCCCTAAAGCTGACCCCCAGACTGCAGTGGTTATATCCAATACAGATCCGGAAGGACAGGGCAGGATACAGGTTCAGTTTGACTGGCAGACCAGCGATACCACCCATTTTATCAGAATGATGAGCCCTGATGCGGGAGGAACCGATCAGATCACGCAAAACAGAGGATATGTAGCCATTCCCGAAGTAGGAGACCAGGTGATGGTCAATTTCGTTCACAGCCATCCCGACAGGCCCTTTGTTATGGGAGGAATGTTCCATGGAGGAGTAGCCCTGGGTGGCGGAATCAATAATCACCTGAAATCGATTCAGACCAGAAGCGGGATCAGGATTTTGATGAATGATGAAGAAGGAAGCGTAAAAATTATGGATCCCAGTGGAAACATTTATTTTATGGACGGTGCAGGAAATATCAGCATGAAAGCCCCTAAGAATTTCACCCTGAATGCCGGAGATAATATCAACATCACTGCAGGAAAAGAAATTTCCATCAGTGCCGGAGCAGGAATCAATACTTCTGCCAATGACAGTATTATTTCCACAGCCGGAAAAGATATCGTTCAGACTGCTTCCGGTGATATCCGGGAATCTTCAGACACCAGAACGGAAATGGTGGAAAAAGAATTCAAAAGACAGTCTGAGACCTCTAATGAAATAGCCGGAGAAATATCTATGTTCAGCGAGCTGGAAAACATGACGATGCAGAGCGGCAAGATTGTAGAATTTAACAGTGCTGAAAAATCTAAACTTTTCTGA
- a CDS encoding CCA tRNA nucleotidyltransferase — protein sequence MKINLTQNKNLKLFKIIADAAEKNNQSVYIVGGYVRDLLMKRAASTDIDFVTEQSGIELAQTVAKDIDPKLKVSVFKTYGTAMIKYKDLELEFVGARKESYTEDSRKPEVEGGTLEDDQKRRDFTINAMAISLNKANFGELIDPFNGVEDLEKGILRTPLEPAQTYSDDPLRMMRAVRFASTLNFIIEEKSLNAIKQEAERIKIVSMERIMVEFNKIMMSKKPSVGLGLMEATGLLKLIIPELIELKGVEEVEGQTHKDNFYHTLEVVDNISENTDNLWLRWSALLHDIGKAPTKKFVEGTGWTFHGHEFLGSKMVKTLFHRLKQPLGSDMKYVQKMVKLSSRPIALITDDASDSALRRLLFDAGENLEDLFTLCKADITTKNSKKQERFKKNFEYVAVKIKEVEEKDQVRNFQPPITGEEIMQMFNLKPGKEIGILKEKVKEAILEGEILNDKEEAEKFVIAEAEKLGLKYN from the coding sequence ATGAAAATTAATCTTACTCAAAATAAAAATTTAAAATTATTCAAGATCATTGCTGATGCTGCGGAAAAAAATAACCAGTCCGTGTATATAGTCGGTGGTTATGTCCGTGATCTCCTGATGAAGAGAGCAGCATCCACCGATATCGATTTTGTAACGGAACAAAGCGGAATTGAGCTTGCCCAAACTGTTGCAAAAGATATTGATCCCAAATTAAAAGTTTCTGTCTTTAAAACTTACGGAACAGCCATGATCAAATATAAAGATCTTGAGCTGGAATTTGTAGGTGCCAGAAAAGAAAGTTATACGGAGGACAGCCGCAAGCCTGAAGTAGAAGGAGGAACACTGGAAGATGACCAGAAGAGAAGAGATTTTACCATTAATGCAATGGCGATTTCTTTAAATAAGGCTAATTTCGGTGAACTTATAGATCCTTTCAATGGAGTTGAAGATCTTGAAAAAGGAATTTTAAGAACACCTTTGGAACCTGCCCAAACTTACTCTGATGATCCTTTAAGAATGATGAGAGCTGTTCGTTTTGCATCTACCTTGAATTTTATCATAGAAGAGAAATCTCTGAACGCCATTAAGCAGGAAGCAGAAAGGATCAAGATCGTTTCTATGGAAAGAATAATGGTGGAGTTCAACAAAATCATGATGTCTAAAAAACCATCTGTAGGACTGGGATTAATGGAAGCGACAGGTCTTCTGAAGCTGATTATTCCCGAACTGATCGAGCTGAAAGGAGTGGAAGAAGTAGAAGGACAGACGCATAAAGATAATTTCTATCACACTTTAGAGGTCGTTGATAATATTTCTGAAAATACAGACAATCTTTGGCTGCGTTGGTCGGCATTGCTGCATGATATAGGTAAAGCGCCAACCAAGAAATTTGTGGAAGGAACGGGATGGACTTTCCATGGGCATGAGTTTTTAGGTTCAAAAATGGTGAAAACCCTTTTTCACAGGCTGAAACAGCCGTTGGGAAGCGACATGAAATATGTTCAGAAAATGGTAAAACTTTCCTCACGCCCGATTGCGCTGATCACTGATGATGCTTCAGATTCTGCACTGAGAAGACTATTATTTGATGCCGGAGAAAATCTTGAGGACCTTTTCACTTTATGTAAAGCAGATATTACAACCAAGAATTCCAAAAAGCAGGAACGATTCAAAAAGAATTTCGAATATGTTGCCGTGAAAATAAAGGAGGTAGAAGAGAAGGATCAGGTACGTAATTTCCAGCCGCCCATTACCGGAGAAGAGATTATGCAGATGTTTAATCTTAAACCGGGGAAAGAGATCGGAATCCTGAAAGAGAAAGTAAAAGAAGCCATTCTGGAAGGGGAGATCCTTAATGATAAGGAAGAAGCTGAAAAGTTTGTCATTGCTGAAGCTGAAAAGCTCGGACTAAAATATAATTAA
- a CDS encoding TonB-dependent siderophore receptor — protein sequence MDIKRSLLLLCSSYGSFLLGQEKAVDTIYIFDSQMSKAKLFHPVRSLTPKDVEKNSTNLSELLRFQSSIYIKENGRGAVSSPSFRGTTAQQTAFVWNGININSSFLGQGDVNNIPLFGYDQIDIKAGGGSVIYGSGAIGGSIHLNNILDFNRGFKASVYSEVASFDTYNNFAQASFSNDQLSVKVSGSYLTSQNDYKVPEFVVGSTGFHNTNGRYYNTSVNIGASYKIADHQTISWQNQMFDASQHYPVFEQNYNRTKYNAQTLRSLIAWDIQKSNISNSLKAAYTEDNFQYFSDINLPKSSGAAGKNYIFKDDFNYFITPKININAIGEFQVNKGKGYESGIGSISRNVGSLAGLIRYFATKDLRFEAGIKKDFVEDISSPLLYSFSGKWDAVKWYHVGVNFSRNFRFPSFNDLYWQPGGNLDLLSETSMNIDMNHEFSLGDFKITLSPYYMDVKNLITWLPTPYGYWAPVNTYRSESYGLESQITWNKKFGKHALRLDGGYTYSKSINKDTQMQMMYVPVHKAVGNIEYGYSFFKLYVQGLLNGLTYTSTDENRSTAIDPYFILNTGISAALFKKYTLGFKVNNLTNTVYQTVSLYPMPKRNYSIYATINF from the coding sequence ATGGATATAAAAAGGTCTTTATTACTGCTCTGTTCATCGTATGGCAGCTTTCTTTTGGGACAGGAGAAAGCAGTTGACACCATTTACATTTTCGATAGCCAAATGAGTAAGGCAAAACTTTTTCATCCGGTACGAAGCCTTACCCCAAAAGATGTTGAAAAAAACTCAACGAATCTTTCTGAACTTTTACGCTTTCAATCTTCTATTTATATTAAAGAAAACGGACGTGGCGCTGTTTCTTCCCCTTCATTCCGTGGAACAACTGCTCAACAGACTGCATTTGTATGGAACGGGATCAACATTAATTCCAGCTTTTTAGGTCAGGGAGACGTTAATAATATTCCATTGTTTGGTTATGATCAGATTGATATAAAAGCGGGCGGAGGAAGTGTTATTTATGGAAGCGGAGCTATCGGAGGAAGTATTCATTTAAATAATATTCTAGATTTCAACAGGGGTTTTAAAGCTTCGGTTTATTCAGAAGTCGCTTCTTTTGATACTTATAATAATTTCGCACAGGCTTCTTTCAGCAATGATCAATTAAGTGTGAAGGTTTCGGGAAGTTATTTAACGAGTCAAAATGATTATAAGGTTCCTGAATTTGTTGTGGGAAGTACAGGATTCCATAATACTAACGGAAGATATTATAATACTTCTGTAAATATTGGAGCTTCTTATAAGATTGCCGATCATCAGACCATTTCATGGCAGAACCAGATGTTTGATGCATCACAGCACTATCCTGTTTTTGAACAAAATTACAATAGAACGAAATACAATGCGCAGACTTTAAGAAGTCTGATTGCATGGGATATTCAAAAAAGCAATATTTCCAACAGCTTAAAAGCAGCTTATACGGAGGACAATTTTCAATATTTTTCAGATATCAATCTCCCTAAATCAAGTGGTGCAGCAGGAAAGAACTACATTTTCAAAGATGATTTCAACTATTTCATCACTCCCAAGATTAATATCAATGCTATTGGAGAGTTCCAGGTCAATAAAGGTAAAGGCTATGAATCAGGAATTGGATCTATCAGCAGAAATGTGGGATCTTTAGCCGGTTTGATCAGGTATTTTGCCACGAAAGATCTTCGTTTTGAAGCAGGAATCAAGAAAGATTTTGTGGAGGATATATCTTCTCCGCTGCTTTATTCTTTTTCCGGAAAATGGGATGCTGTGAAATGGTATCATGTAGGGGTAAATTTTTCAAGAAACTTCAGATTTCCTTCATTTAATGATCTTTACTGGCAGCCGGGCGGAAACCTGGATTTACTTTCTGAGACTTCCATGAATATTGATATGAACCATGAGTTCAGTCTGGGAGATTTTAAAATTACATTAAGTCCGTATTATATGGACGTCAAAAATCTGATTACCTGGCTTCCTACACCGTATGGATATTGGGCGCCAGTCAATACCTACCGATCTGAATCTTATGGTTTGGAATCGCAGATTACCTGGAACAAAAAGTTTGGGAAACATGCTTTGAGACTGGATGGAGGCTATACGTACTCAAAATCAATCAATAAGGACACTCAAATGCAGATGATGTATGTTCCTGTACACAAAGCTGTCGGAAATATAGAATACGGGTATTCTTTCTTTAAGCTTTATGTACAAGGGCTGCTCAACGGTCTTACCTATACTTCTACGGATGAGAACAGATCTACAGCTATTGATCCTTATTTTATTTTAAATACAGGAATTTCTGCCGCTCTTTTTAAAAAGTACACGTTAGGATTTAAGGTAAACAACCTTACCAATACTGTTTATCAAACGGTATCTCTTTACCCGATGCCGAAGAGAAACTACAGTATTTATGCAACCATTAATTTTTAA
- a CDS encoding L-threonylcarbamoyladenylate synthase, with the protein MENIIEILKSGGTILYPTDTIWGIGCDATNIEAVNKIFDIKKREKNKSMIILVESEKRLQDLVDVPEMAWEIIDLSEKPVTIVYENPRGLPKELLAEDGSIGIRLIKTDFCRKLITKLNRPLVSTSANFSGEKSPLKFSDISPEMIKLVDYAVEEDREKVSKYSGSSVIKIWNDNRIKVLRE; encoded by the coding sequence ATGGAAAACATTATTGAAATATTAAAATCCGGCGGAACTATTCTTTACCCTACAGATACTATCTGGGGAATAGGCTGTGATGCCACCAATATAGAAGCGGTCAATAAAATTTTTGACATCAAAAAAAGGGAAAAAAACAAATCAATGATCATTCTGGTGGAGTCTGAAAAAAGGCTTCAGGATTTAGTTGATGTTCCGGAAATGGCATGGGAAATCATTGACCTTAGCGAAAAACCGGTAACTATTGTTTATGAAAACCCTCGTGGGCTTCCGAAAGAATTGCTTGCTGAAGATGGCAGCATAGGCATCAGGCTGATAAAAACTGATTTCTGCAGAAAACTGATCACTAAACTGAACAGGCCTTTAGTTTCTACTTCTGCCAATTTCAGCGGTGAGAAAAGTCCATTGAAATTTTCTGATATTTCACCGGAAATGATTAAACTGGTTGATTATGCAGTGGAAGAGGATCGGGAAAAAGTTTCAAAATACTCAGGGTCTTCAGTGATCAAAATATGGAATGACAACAGAATTAAGGTTCTTCGAGAATAA
- the namA gene encoding NADPH dehydrogenase NamA — protein sequence MLYTSIPFRNIELKNRWVMSPMCMYSSDNGMANDFHFVHYGSRAQGGTGLVMVEATGVEPRGRITNHCMGIWNDQQADELKKIVDFVHLRSESKIGIQLAHAGRKGSTWNNLQIPLEEGWETIAPSAIPYHPSERIPHVLTVEEIKEQVQNFKEAAKRAVKAGFDIIEIHGAHGYLIHQFLSPLSNIRTDEYGGSFENRIRFLIEIVDAVNEYLDDNTALFVRISGTEYADNGWNINDSVELAKVLKEHSVDLVDVSSGGNIHGAKISVFNGYQVPFSSQIKNEADVKTGAVGMITTTDQAEEILQKGDADLIFVAREILRNPYIAVQGSFEKKEDCFFPHQYTRAKISS from the coding sequence ATGCTATATACATCAATACCATTCAGAAATATAGAATTAAAAAACAGGTGGGTAATGTCTCCCATGTGCATGTATTCCAGTGATAATGGCATGGCCAATGATTTTCACTTTGTACACTACGGAAGCCGTGCACAGGGGGGAACAGGTCTGGTTATGGTAGAAGCCACCGGAGTAGAGCCGCGCGGAAGAATTACCAACCACTGTATGGGAATCTGGAATGATCAGCAGGCTGATGAACTGAAGAAAATTGTGGATTTTGTCCATTTACGTTCAGAAAGCAAAATTGGGATTCAGCTCGCTCATGCCGGAAGAAAAGGTTCCACCTGGAATAACCTGCAGATCCCGCTTGAAGAAGGTTGGGAAACTATTGCTCCAAGTGCTATTCCTTATCATCCTTCCGAACGAATTCCCCATGTGCTTACGGTTGAAGAAATTAAAGAGCAGGTGCAGAATTTTAAAGAAGCTGCCAAAAGAGCTGTAAAAGCAGGGTTTGACATTATAGAAATTCATGGAGCGCATGGATATCTTATCCACCAGTTTTTGTCACCGCTTTCTAATATCCGTACAGATGAATATGGAGGAAGTTTTGAAAACCGGATTCGCTTCCTGATTGAGATTGTGGACGCTGTTAATGAATATTTAGATGACAATACAGCACTGTTTGTAAGGATTTCCGGAACTGAATACGCTGACAACGGATGGAATATCAATGACAGTGTCGAATTAGCCAAAGTTTTGAAAGAACATTCCGTAGATCTGGTAGATGTATCAAGCGGAGGAAATATCCATGGGGCAAAAATATCCGTATTCAATGGTTATCAGGTTCCTTTTTCGTCCCAGATAAAAAATGAGGCAGATGTGAAAACCGGAGCTGTAGGAATGATCACCACAACAGATCAGGCAGAGGAAATCCTGCAAAAAGGTGATGCAGACCTGATATTTGTAGCAAGAGAAATCTTAAGAAACCCATATATTGCTGTTCAGGGGTCATTTGAAAAGAAAGAAGATTGCTTCTTTCCCCACCAATATACAAGAGCGAAAATTTCATCGTAA
- a CDS encoding nuclear transport factor 2 family protein: MNHQKFAEEWILTWNSHDLEDILSHYAEDIEVITPMISLATEGKESTLKGKTAVREYWKKALEKFPDLHFELIKSTAGVNSVALFYKSIMDKHAVEVMFFDDEGKINKMYAHYD, from the coding sequence ATGAACCACCAAAAGTTTGCTGAAGAATGGATCCTTACCTGGAATTCTCATGATCTTGAGGATATATTGTCCCATTATGCAGAAGATATTGAAGTGATTACACCAATGATTTCGCTGGCAACGGAAGGAAAAGAAAGCACATTAAAAGGAAAAACTGCAGTTCGTGAATATTGGAAAAAAGCACTGGAAAAATTCCCGGATCTGCATTTCGAATTGATCAAATCAACAGCAGGTGTGAATTCAGTGGCTTTATTTTATAAATCTATTATGGATAAACATGCTGTGGAGGTGATGTTTTTTGATGATGAAGGAAAAATTAATAAAATGTATGCTCATTACGATTAA
- a CDS encoding DinB family protein, producing the protein MSDFQKYVQRYLDQIPSEDWIRELKISGEKTVEIYAALTEGQSLFAYAEGKWTLKELLLHLSDTERIFQYRILAFARGDKAQLPGFDEEEYTAASFANNRSLESLLEEYKLVRKSSQILIETLEPSVLKNTGIANGNQLAVETIGKLIVGHNYHHLSIIKERYLPGLK; encoded by the coding sequence ATGTCTGATTTTCAAAAATATGTACAAAGATATCTGGACCAGATCCCGTCAGAGGACTGGATCAGAGAATTAAAAATATCGGGAGAAAAAACAGTGGAAATATATGCTGCTCTTACAGAAGGACAGTCTCTTTTCGCTTACGCAGAAGGAAAATGGACGCTGAAAGAACTTTTGCTCCACTTATCTGATACTGAAAGAATATTCCAATACAGAATTCTAGCCTTTGCAAGAGGAGATAAAGCCCAATTGCCAGGCTTTGATGAAGAAGAATATACTGCGGCTTCTTTTGCCAATAACAGATCATTAGAATCCCTTTTGGAAGAGTATAAACTTGTAAGAAAGTCTTCACAAATCCTCATTGAAACTCTTGAACCTTCTGTTCTAAAAAATACAGGGATAGCCAACGGAAATCAGCTGGCTGTGGAAACAATCGGTAAACTAATTGTAGGTCACAATTATCATCATTTGAGTATTATTAAAGAGAGGTATTTGCCAGGATTGAAATAG
- a CDS encoding cytidine deaminase — translation MKKDLQISYEHFKNSSDLNDIEKKLFKRAKEARENAYAPYSNFLVGCSVLLENGEIYSGNNQENAAYPSGLCAERTTLFWVAANFPDVKVKKIFVVGGPKEFHEKNPPIPPCGACRQSLIEYETKQHENIDLYFSSMNDEVVKVHSIKDLLPFYFDSTFL, via the coding sequence ATGAAAAAAGACCTACAGATCAGTTACGAGCATTTTAAAAATAGCAGTGACCTGAACGATATAGAGAAAAAATTATTCAAAAGAGCTAAAGAGGCACGTGAAAATGCCTATGCTCCTTATTCCAACTTCCTTGTGGGGTGCTCTGTTTTACTGGAAAATGGTGAAATTTATTCCGGAAACAACCAGGAAAATGCGGCCTACCCTTCAGGATTATGTGCGGAAAGGACAACTCTTTTCTGGGTAGCAGCAAATTTTCCGGATGTAAAAGTAAAGAAGATCTTTGTAGTGGGAGGGCCTAAGGAATTCCATGAGAAAAATCCTCCGATTCCACCGTGTGGAGCCTGCCGACAAAGCTTAATAGAATATGAGACGAAACAGCATGAGAATATTGATCTTTATTTTTCAAGCATGAATGATGAAGTGGTGAAGGTGCATTCAATCAAGGATCTGCTGCCGTTTTATTTCGATTCTACGTTTTTGTAA
- a CDS encoding DUF2752 domain-containing protein, which translates to MSIEDFMLTCPSRKFLGIECLGCGAQRAVVLVFEGKFSEAFHLYPAVYTLLLFLFLLGLSFVDKKRKYGSLLMIIVIINLIMMIVSYYYKHFYIHSH; encoded by the coding sequence ATGAGTATTGAAGACTTTATGCTGACCTGCCCAAGCAGAAAATTTTTAGGAATTGAATGCCTGGGATGTGGAGCCCAGAGAGCAGTAGTACTTGTTTTTGAAGGAAAGTTTTCAGAAGCTTTTCATCTTTATCCGGCTGTTTATACACTGCTGCTGTTTCTGTTTTTGTTAGGGCTGAGTTTTGTAGATAAAAAAAGAAAATACGGGAGTTTGCTAATGATTATAGTAATAATAAATCTCATTATGATGATTGTATCTTACTATTATAAACACTTTTACATTCATTCTCATTAG